In the Myxococcota bacterium genome, TCACCTGGTCGACGAACGAGCTCACCGCGCCGACCCAGCAGTTCTTCTCGATGTGGCGCACGTCGAAGCCCGTGATTGCCCAGATCCACGGCTGGTGCGTGGGCGGCGGGTCCGACAACGCGTTGTCCGCCGACATCGTGATCGCTTCCGACGACGCGATCATCGGGACTCCGTATTCCCGCATGTGGGGCGCGTACCTGTCGGGTATGTGGATCTACCGGCTCGGCCTCGCCGAGGCGAAGTGGCGTGCACTGACCGGGCAGCCCTTCACGGGAGCCGAAGCGGCCGAGGCCGGGCTGATCAACGAGGCCGTGCCCTTCGCGAAGCTCGAAGACCGGGTCCTCGAGGTGGCGAACCTGCTGAAGAGTATTCCGGTCTCTCAGCTGCAGGCGATGAAGCTGGTCGTGAACCACGCCTACGAACAGCAGGGCCTCAATGCCGTGCAGACGCTCGGGCCGATCCTGGATGGCATGATGCGCAACACGCCGGACGCCCTCGCATGGGTCGACAAGGTCGAGGCCGAGGGCGTGCGTTCGGCGATCACCCAACGGGACGGCCTGTTCGGTGACTACAGCCAGGCGCCGCCGGACCGCAAGCCCAACCCCAACCACGTCATCAGCCACTGAGGCGTCCATGCCCGCAGCGTCGTCGGTTCCCCGCATCCTCGACTGCGCCGAGGCGAAGTTCGCCGCCGGGGGCTTTGGCGGCACGACGCTCTCGTCGATCGCGAAGGCGGCTGGCCTCGGCAATCCCGGGCTCCTCCATCACTACCCCTCCAAGGCGGCGCTCTACCGGGCCGTCCTGGAGGCGGTGGGGGAGGACCTGGATCAGCGGATGGAAGCGGCGACGGCCGGCGTCGACGGTGTCGACGAACGACTCCGCGCCCTCCTCGGCGTCCTGGTCACGCTCGGGCGCGAACGGCCGACCGCGTTGCGCCTCGTCATGCAGGAGTTTCTCGACGACACGGGGCGGCTCGAGAAAGCGACGGTGCTGCCGCTCGCCGGGGCCGTACGTCGCACACTGGAAGTGATCGAAGCGGGCCAGGGCGCGGGCGAAGTCGACGACGGCGACCCTCTGGCAATCGTCGCCCGGCTGCACGGGACCCTCTTCTACGGGCTGCTCGGGACCACCGTGCTCGGACGCATCCACGTCGAGCCCGGGCAGGGCTGGGCCGAGCGATTGGTGGAGGCGGCTCTCGACGGAGTGCTCGTGACGTCTCCGGCGAGGTCCGGGGCCCGCTAGGCTTCGCCCCGTACGCGCCGCCCGGAAGCGAGCGCGCATTCGAGAGAGAGGGAGCGAACGTGTCGGACGACGTGAAAGCGA is a window encoding:
- a CDS encoding crotonase/enoyl-CoA hydratase family protein, which gives rise to MYETIKTSVEDGVFFLTLNRPEALNTIVPPMPDEFAAAIEEATRDNDVKVIVVRGNGRAFCAGYNFDGGFHHWDDYISTEGKWDPGKEFTWSTNELTAPTQQFFSMWRTSKPVIAQIHGWCVGGGSDNALSADIVIASDDAIIGTPYSRMWGAYLSGMWIYRLGLAEAKWRALTGQPFTGAEAAEAGLINEAVPFAKLEDRVLEVANLLKSIPVSQLQAMKLVVNHAYEQQGLNAVQTLGPILDGMMRNTPDALAWVDKVEAEGVRSAITQRDGLFGDYSQAPPDRKPNPNHVISH
- a CDS encoding TetR/AcrR family transcriptional regulator codes for the protein MPAASSVPRILDCAEAKFAAGGFGGTTLSSIAKAAGLGNPGLLHHYPSKAALYRAVLEAVGEDLDQRMEAATAGVDGVDERLRALLGVLVTLGRERPTALRLVMQEFLDDTGRLEKATVLPLAGAVRRTLEVIEAGQGAGEVDDGDPLAIVARLHGTLFYGLLGTTVLGRIHVEPGQGWAERLVEAALDGVLVTSPARSGAR